Proteins encoded in a region of the Deltaproteobacteria bacterium genome:
- a CDS encoding amidohydrolase, with amino-acid sequence MIIDCDTHLMPKDAFDAVSGSFDKIKPILKFDERQLYTDVDFPGYPAEVPGTSPLPAPGSGAMFQSLWDPIARMKDYDGRLGIDQHIILPQFSGWWSYLIEPELACRMARSHNESLLRLMKAYSGKILGSALVPLQDVPASIREMEWAKGEGFCSVVLDKVFPVKDHPYSDPLGSHRELWPFFKRAEELAMPIYLHNVQHGHRISNLSIFQRDGLYIFAPQEGQMSLVSLITSGLLDDFPGLQFIFTEAGTSFIKPLVQWLDKCLESPPVDYADQEDPLNNRGILTKTGERLRRARAINPANLFLEKNKRPASYYFRNNMSFTIETEEPELPEAIEFLGAERFLFATDYPHDDPGGKMKFEDVRLLRDHKKISEAHKELIRSTNAQRLFGI; translated from the coding sequence ATGATCATTGACTGCGATACTCACTTGATGCCGAAGGATGCTTTCGACGCTGTCAGCGGCAGTTTCGACAAGATCAAACCAATTCTGAAATTCGACGAACGGCAACTATACACCGACGTCGATTTTCCCGGCTATCCGGCGGAAGTGCCGGGCACGAGCCCGCTGCCGGCGCCGGGTTCCGGCGCGATGTTCCAAAGCCTGTGGGATCCGATTGCGCGCATGAAGGACTACGACGGGCGCTTGGGCATCGATCAGCATATTATTTTGCCACAGTTCTCCGGCTGGTGGTCTTATTTGATTGAGCCAGAGCTAGCCTGCCGCATGGCGCGCTCGCACAACGAGTCGCTGCTGCGACTCATGAAAGCATACTCCGGCAAGATTCTCGGCTCGGCGCTGGTGCCGCTACAGGATGTGCCGGCGTCCATCCGCGAGATGGAATGGGCAAAGGGAGAAGGTTTCTGCTCGGTGGTGCTCGACAAAGTTTTCCCGGTGAAGGATCACCCGTACAGCGATCCCCTCGGCAGCCACCGCGAGCTCTGGCCATTTTTCAAACGCGCCGAAGAGTTAGCAATGCCCATTTATCTGCACAACGTGCAGCACGGCCACCGGATTAGCAATCTGTCGATTTTTCAGCGCGACGGTTTGTATATTTTTGCGCCGCAGGAAGGGCAGATGAGCCTGGTGTCGCTGATTACCAGCGGGCTGCTCGATGATTTTCCCGGGCTGCAATTTATCTTTACGGAGGCGGGCACGTCGTTTATCAAACCGCTGGTGCAATGGCTCGACAAATGCCTAGAGTCGCCGCCGGTGGACTATGCCGACCAAGAAGATCCGCTCAATAATCGTGGCATTTTGACTAAGACCGGCGAGCGGTTGCGGCGCGCCCGGGCCATCAACCCGGCGAATCTGTTTCTGGAAAAGAACAAGCGGCCGGCGAGCTACTATTTCAGGAACAACATGTCGTTTACCATCGAGACCGAAGAGCCGGAGCTGCCCGAGGCGATCGAGTTCCTTGGCGCCGAACGGTTTCTGTTCGCGACGGACTATCCGCATGACGATCCCGGTGGCAAGATGAAATTCGAAGACGTG